From a single Podarcis raffonei isolate rPodRaf1 chromosome 10, rPodRaf1.pri, whole genome shotgun sequence genomic region:
- the MDM1 gene encoding nuclear protein MDM1: MPVRWKGLSEYKRNFKWRKSPQSRLCSSAPEQKCRWAGLRSDELGIAREPSFISKRRVPYHNTQISKSFEWIGDNNSEKDTSSEYEIHRPLELRTKDSKDDVNQENIKTPDAPRLPEKVHSSPASSRSESTIALAESKMSPPKTIGHINKKPLSTKKELGEKDGEFNRVLQRKAGLNIPWSSSFPRSSEYQRQFIWKTPQKLSPVLAADQFIHSSSKSIPPYKSPVIIPETEYERSFKASPLVKELKQRCCLEEKECPVSEPVEISSGEKKKEKETFLKTAEDQSKQSKSETKLKQHKQEHRLLGLHRNIKKMNTEYRSNFLSPAQYMYKDGAWLRIRGNKPDQGSQNTLNTMWYMEVKELREKAEAYRRRVQGTHFSRDHLNQILSDNNRLWDLSSNSSAEEIISNNVRALDLAGVRERKLLPHPELPKQFQLNNTGKLGMSDAATVPVKQRLVWDKPGNDEQLENQSPALEEEEGAKHKPEPEEIEELEENDKDANTDAQQVEENMNSPGDMAESSLVSSQEGGRLPTPQLRALGGAQRTHHDLTTPTAGAVLVSPPKVKSSSSLHVRQGSSEKHALASQISREDLKRKSNRVDEEDRPLSPSPAAGLKTVDPLPLRKDQWCSRDSSGARSSPASAYSGQTTKVPGLKSAKDASLPYWSPSCRIQGMLRDPEFQHNGGVASPKRSWMQLPLQERNYNDEDDDDRLSQLSARSAASSSLASQVLERAQRRKENFWGKM; encoded by the exons ATGCCTGTGCGCTGGAAG GGATTGAGTGAGTACAAGAGGAACTTCAAATGGAGGAAATCGCCTCAGTCTAGGCTTTGTAGCTCTGCACCTGAGCAAAAATGCCGATGGGCTGGACTTCGATCGGATGAGCTCG GAATTGCAAGAGAACCCAGTTTTATTTCTAAGAGAAGAGTGCCTTATCACAACACACAGATTTCAAAGTCCTTTGAATGGATTGGGGACAATAATTCGGAGAAAGATACGTCATCAGAATATGAAATCCACCGGCCATTGGAGTTGCGCACAAAAGACAGCAAAGATGATGTAAATcaggaaaatattaaaacaccTGATGCACCCAGGCTTCCTGAAAAGGTGCATTCCAGCCCCGCAAGTTCTAGATCTGAATCAACTATAGCTCTTGCAGAAAGCAAGATGTCACCACCCAAAACAATAGGACATATAAACAAAAAACCACTATCCACCAAAAAGGAATTGGGAGAAAAAGATGGTGAG TTTAACAGAGTTTTGCAGAGGAAAGCAGGCCTGAATATTCCATGGTCAAGCAGCTTCCCTAGAAGCTCTGAGTATCAACGGCAATTTATTTGGAAAACTCCTCAAAAGTTGTCTCCAGTGCTTGCAGCAGACCAG TTTATTCACAGTTCAAGTAAATCCATCCCTCCATATAAGTCTCCTGTCATTATTCCTGAAACTGAATATGAAAGGAGTTTCAAAGCTTCACCCCTTGTGAAAGAACTGAAACAGAGATGCTGTTTGGAGGAGAAAGAATGCCCTGTATCTGAACCTGTAGAAATTTCATCTGGAGAAAAG aaaaaggaaaaggaaacattttTGAAGACTGCAGAAGATCaatcaaagcaaagcaaatcGGAAACAAAGCTGAAACAACATAAACAAGAACATAGGTTACTTGGATTACATAGAAATATTAA GAAAATGAACACAGAATACAGATCAAATTTCTTGTCTCCAGCACAGTATATGTACAAAGATGGAGCCTGGCTACGTATCAGGGGAAACAAACCTGATCAG GGTTCTCAAAACACCCTAAATACCATGTGGTATATGGAG GTGAAAGAACTTCGGGAGAAAGCAGAGGCCTACAGGCGAAGGGTCCAGGGAACCCACTTTTCCAGAGATCATTTAAATCAGATTCTGTCAGATAACAACAGGCTTTGGGATTTGTCCTCGAATTCCAGTGCTGAAGAAATCATTAGCAACAATGTCAGAGCTCTAGATCTTGCAGG CGTCCGTGAGAGAAAGCTCTTGCCACATCCTGAATTGCCAAAACAGTTCCAGCTGAACAACACTGGGAAATTAGGCATGTCAGACGCTGCCACTGTTCCAGTCAAACAGCGTTTGGTTTGGGACAAACCAGGCAATGATGAGCAACTGGAAAATCAGTCACcagcattagaagaagaagagggggcgAAACATAAGCCGGAACCGGAAGAGATCGAAGAACTGGAAGAAAACGATAAGGATGCCAATACAGACGCCCAGCAAGT AGAAGAAAACATGAATTCTCCAGGTGATATGGCAGAGTCTTCTTTGGTATCCTCACAAGAGGGTGGCCGGCTTCCTACTCCACAGCTAAGGGCACTTGGTGGAGCCCAAAGAACCCATCATGACCTTACAACACCAACTGCTG GTGCTGTTTTAGTATCTCCTCCAAAAGTGAAGTCTTCATCCTCGCTGCATGTGAGGCAGGGGTCTTCAGAAAAGCATGCCTTGGCAAGTCAAATCTCAAGGGAAGACTTGAAAAGAAAATCTAACAGGGTG GATGAAGAGGATAGGCCACTGAGTCCTTCCCCAGCTGCTGGGCTGAAAACTGTGGATCCTTTGCCTCTGAGGAAAGATCAATGGTGCAGCCGAGATTCGTCTGGTGCAAGAAGCTCTCCAGCTTCAGCATATTCAGGGCAGACAACAAAAGTTCCTGGCTTGAAATCAGCCAAGGATGCTTCTCTGCCCTATTGGAGTCCATCGTGCCGCATTCAAGGAATGCTTAGGGATCCTGAGTTTCAGCATAACG